A single genomic interval of Spinacia oleracea cultivar Varoflay chromosome 6, BTI_SOV_V1, whole genome shotgun sequence harbors:
- the LOC110794760 gene encoding patellin-6, with amino-acid sequence MEASSPSTQTQLPISTPSPNPQKLPTKRNLITSLMEATTLRSPSFKEDTYLLSNLKPSEKKSLNELKSKLTSATSETTKNPSMWSIPLLAAAAGEDANEKADVILLKFLRARDFKVSEAYTMLEKSLLWRKEFAADGIVEEELGFKELEGLVAYMHGYDREGHPVCYNAYGVFKDKEMYDRIFGDDEKLQKFLRWRVQVLERGIKLLHFKPGGINSIIQVTDLKDMPKRELRVASNQILSLFQDNYPEMVARKIFINVPWYFSLLYSMFSPFLTQRTKSKFVIAKEGNVAETLYKFIRPEDVPVQYGGLSRPGDLQNGPAKPASEFTVKGGEKVNIQIEGIEGGATITWDLVVGGWDLEYSAEFIPNAQDGYTLAVEKPKKLSPSDEAIHNSFLAREAGKLVLSVDNTTSRKRKVAAYRYIVRKSTLV; translated from the exons ATGGAGGCATCTTCACCATCAACACAAACTCAACTACCCATTTCAACCCCATCACCAAACCCACAAAAACTCCCAACAAAAAGGAACTTAATCACCTCTTTAATGGAAGCCACAACTCTACGCTCACCTTCTTTCAAAGAAGACACTTACCTTCTCTCCAATCTCAAACCATCCGAAAAGAAATCCCTCAATGAACTCAAATCCAAGCTCACTTCGGCCACCTCTGAAACCACAAAAAACCCATCAATGTGGAGCATCCCACTCCTCGCCGCCGCAGCCGGCGAGGACGCAAACGAGAAGGCGGATGTAATCCTCCTGAAATTCCTCCGAGCTAGGGACTTCAAAGTTTCCGAGGCGTACACAATGCTGGAGAAATCTCTCTTATGGCGAAAGGAGTTTGCGGCGGATGGGATTGTGGAGGAGGAATTAgggtttaaggaacttgaaggTTTGGTTGCTTATATGCATGGGTATGATCGAGAAGGGCACCCGGTCTGTTACAATGCGTATGGCGTTTTCAAAGATAAGGAGATGTATGATAGAATATTTGGGGATGATGAGAAACTTCAGAAGTTTTTGAGGTGGAGAGTTCAAGTTCTGGAAAGAGGGATTAAATTACTTCATTTCAAACCTGGTGGGATTAATTCTATCATTCAAGTTACTGATCTTAAGGATATGCCTAAAAGAGAGCTTAGGGTTGCTTCTAATCAGATTCTCTCTCTTTTTCAAGACAATTACCCAGAAATGGTTGCGAGAAAG ATTTTCATCAATGTGCCATGGTATTTCAGCTTGTTGTACTCAATGTTCAGCCCATTTTTAACTCAAAGGACTAAGAGCAAGTTTGTGATTGCTAAGGAAGGCAATGTTGCTGAGACACTCTataa GTTCATAAGGCCAGAAGATGTGCCGGTTCAGTACGGGGGACTGAGTCGGCCAGGCGATCTCCAGAACGGCCCGGCAAAACCGGCCTCCGAGTTCACTGTCAAAGGGGGTGAAAAGGTTAATATTCAGATTGAGGGAATTGAG GGTGGTGCAACAATTACATGGGACTTAGTCGTGGGAGGTTGGGACTTGGAGTACAGCGCGGAGTTCATCCCGAATGCACAAGATGGTTACACCCTTGCAGTGGAGAAACCGAAGAAACTAAGCCCCTCTGATGAAGCCATCCACAACTCGTTTTTGGCAAGAGAGGCCGGGAAGCTTGTGTTGTCTGTCGACAACACCACATCGCGGAAGAGGAAGGTGGCTGCCTATCGCTACATTGTCCGCAAGTCTACATTAGTGTAG